A genomic region of Catalinimonas niigatensis contains the following coding sequences:
- a CDS encoding 1-acyl-sn-glycerol-3-phosphate acyltransferase, with product MIKLFSRSKRTISGYEPILPTRKHWPVVQLSRQQDKFIEEVIQSSMERLLEEAPKLEDLVDELETTLYRERLRIRQNPWAVDPEDEESFWKKIKSKLVDISAQHTNGNSFHKKQLEQAKEILRDIVSRYAHEISSTFKPSSYRLARNIVTFGFARLLNASRVKGFRSFYSNQYSLRDKINIVGEVELLRELAQKGTIIMVPTHFSNLDSILIGWVIHELGLPPFIYGAGLNLFNINIFAYFMNSLGAYKVDRRKKNKIYIETLKAYSRQAIRWGCHSLFFPGGTRSRSGKVEDKLKLGLLGTAMEAQRLNYEQSEKNGEEAEKIFVVPVVLNYHFVLEAPSLIRDHLSIEGQERYYIESDEYSNSSKIIKFLFQFFTEGSDISVSFGKPMDLMGNLVDEEGRSLDKHGRMISMREYFCSGGKITRDIQRESEYTRMLGEAILKSYHINNRVFSSHLVAFTAFEMIRQKYPYLDLYNFLRTPEEEQIIAYEDFQKTFSKLREEVFRLHKAGKVDIAPHLKQDVDLAITHGIDNVGLYHSRRPLLKNKEGNIITHDLNTLFYYHNRMEGYGLEQFFTQSHSKKQFIEE from the coding sequence ATGATTAAACTGTTTTCCAGAAGTAAAAGAACGATCAGTGGATATGAGCCTATCCTGCCCACCCGCAAGCACTGGCCGGTAGTACAGCTAAGCCGTCAGCAGGATAAGTTTATTGAGGAAGTTATTCAAAGCAGCATGGAACGTTTGCTGGAAGAAGCTCCTAAGCTGGAAGATCTGGTGGACGAGTTGGAAACGACATTGTATCGCGAACGTTTACGCATCAGGCAAAACCCTTGGGCGGTAGATCCTGAAGATGAGGAGAGCTTCTGGAAGAAAATAAAAAGTAAGCTGGTGGATATCTCAGCCCAGCATACGAATGGAAACAGTTTTCATAAAAAACAGCTAGAACAGGCTAAAGAAATTCTCAGAGATATAGTCTCCCGTTATGCCCATGAGATTTCCAGTACTTTCAAGCCTTCATCTTATCGGCTGGCGCGCAACATCGTTACCTTTGGCTTTGCCCGCTTGTTAAATGCCTCTCGTGTCAAAGGATTCCGTTCGTTTTACAGCAATCAGTATTCCCTGCGAGATAAAATTAATATTGTTGGCGAAGTAGAATTGTTAAGAGAACTTGCTCAGAAGGGTACCATCATCATGGTGCCTACTCATTTCAGTAATCTGGACTCTATCCTGATCGGTTGGGTCATCCATGAGCTGGGGCTTCCTCCTTTTATTTACGGGGCCGGACTCAACCTCTTTAATATCAATATCTTTGCTTACTTTATGAACAGCCTGGGCGCTTATAAAGTAGACCGTCGAAAGAAAAATAAAATTTACATTGAGACGCTCAAAGCCTACTCCCGTCAGGCTATCCGCTGGGGATGTCACAGTTTGTTTTTTCCGGGAGGTACCCGCTCCCGCTCGGGTAAGGTGGAAGACAAACTTAAGCTAGGTTTGCTGGGTACAGCCATGGAAGCGCAAAGGCTCAATTATGAGCAAAGCGAAAAAAACGGAGAAGAAGCAGAAAAGATATTTGTGGTACCGGTGGTACTCAACTATCATTTTGTACTGGAAGCGCCCAGCCTTATCCGTGATCATCTAAGCATAGAAGGGCAGGAGCGTTATTATATTGAATCAGATGAATATTCTAACTCTTCCAAAATCATCAAATTCCTTTTCCAATTTTTTACGGAAGGCTCAGATATTTCGGTTAGTTTTGGCAAGCCCATGGACCTAATGGGTAATCTGGTAGATGAAGAAGGGCGTAGCCTGGATAAACATGGCAGAATGATCAGCATGCGGGAGTACTTTTGCAGCGGAGGAAAAATTACGAGGGATATTCAAAGAGAAAGTGAATATACCCGTATGCTGGGTGAAGCTATATTGAAGTCTTACCATATCAACAATAGAGTATTTTCCAGTCATCTGGTTGCCTTTACAGCTTTTGAAATGATCAGGCAAAAATATCCTTATCTGGATTTGTATAATTTCTTAAGAACTCCTGAAGAGGAACAGATCATTGCTTATGAAGATTTCCAAAAAACGTTTAGCAAACTTAGAGAAGAAGTTTTCCGGCTACATAAGGCTGGTAAAGTGGACATAGCACCTCACCTCAAACAGGATGTTGACCTTGCCATCACGCATGGCATAGACAATGTAGGATTGTATCATTCGCGCAGGCCACTGCTCAAAAACAAAGAGGGAAATATCATTACCCACGATCTGAACACACTTTTTTATTATCATAACCGTATGGAAGGCTACGGACTGGAGCAATTTTTTACACAATCACATTCCAAAAAGCAATTTATTGAAGAATGA
- a CDS encoding aconitate hydratase — translation MSSPLNVAQKLINSHLVEGEMKPGKEIGIKIDQTLTQDATGTLVMLELESMGIDRAQTDVSVQYVDHNLLQTDFKNADDHVFLKSAASKFGIWYSRPGNGVSHPVHMERFGVPGKTMVGSDSHTPAGGALGMLALGAGGLDVAFTIAGEPLYFKMPKVLGVKLSGKLPDWVSAKDVVLEMLRRYDVKGCRGMIVEYYGPGLDSLRAMDRHVIANMGTELGATTTVFPSDEEVKRFLKSQGREEVWTELKPDEGAKYDEHEEIILDDLVPLIACPSSPGNVVEVREVEGKPVHQVVIGSSANPGFRDFWVVSEIVKGKTTHVDVSFDVNPTSRQMIENLSANDAFKNLIHAGARFHQAGCMGCIGMGQAPATGKISLRTMPRNFPGRSGTLDDQVYLCSPETAAASALTGKITDPRDLEKIYGMKYPKFVPAEKELINTDLLVEPSENGHVVELEKGPNVKSLPDFEELQNEYKVPVLLKMEDNISTDEILRAGAEVLPFRSNIPEISKWSFSIIDDTFYDRAREKQKEYGGHIVVAGENYAQGSSREHAALAPRYLGQVAAIAKSYARIGWQNLVNFGIVPLEFVNNGDYNKIKQGDVLKLQGLRDALESGKRVKLVNETKGEEIELTYQLSDRQIQVILAGGVINYFRLKNIGQEA, via the coding sequence ATGTCTTCCCCTCTTAATGTAGCACAAAAACTGATTAATTCTCATCTGGTAGAAGGCGAAATGAAGCCGGGAAAAGAAATCGGAATCAAGATAGACCAGACCCTAACCCAGGATGCTACCGGTACGCTGGTAATGCTGGAACTGGAATCTATGGGTATAGACCGTGCCCAGACCGATGTATCCGTACAGTATGTAGATCACAATCTCCTGCAAACTGATTTTAAGAATGCTGACGACCATGTATTTCTAAAGTCTGCAGCCTCTAAATTCGGTATATGGTACAGCCGTCCTGGTAATGGGGTGAGCCATCCGGTACATATGGAGCGTTTCGGTGTACCCGGCAAAACAATGGTAGGTTCCGACAGTCACACGCCGGCAGGAGGTGCTTTGGGTATGCTGGCTCTGGGAGCAGGTGGCCTGGATGTAGCCTTCACTATTGCGGGTGAGCCCCTATATTTTAAGATGCCAAAAGTATTGGGTGTTAAACTAAGCGGAAAACTACCCGATTGGGTAAGTGCCAAAGATGTGGTATTGGAAATGCTCCGCCGCTATGATGTAAAAGGATGCCGAGGCATGATCGTAGAATATTATGGTCCGGGCTTAGACTCTTTGCGGGCCATGGATCGCCATGTGATCGCCAATATGGGCACGGAATTGGGCGCTACTACCACTGTTTTTCCCTCGGATGAAGAAGTGAAACGCTTCCTGAAATCTCAGGGAAGAGAAGAGGTATGGACAGAACTAAAACCCGATGAGGGAGCAAAATACGATGAACATGAAGAAATTATACTGGATGATCTGGTTCCGCTGATTGCCTGCCCCAGCAGCCCTGGCAATGTGGTAGAAGTAAGGGAAGTGGAAGGAAAACCGGTGCATCAGGTGGTCATTGGATCATCCGCCAATCCAGGCTTCCGTGATTTCTGGGTAGTGAGCGAAATTGTTAAAGGCAAGACTACGCATGTGGATGTTTCTTTTGATGTCAATCCTACCTCGCGTCAGATGATTGAGAACCTTTCTGCTAATGATGCTTTCAAAAATCTAATTCATGCTGGCGCACGCTTTCATCAGGCTGGTTGTATGGGTTGTATAGGCATGGGACAGGCTCCTGCTACTGGTAAAATCAGTTTGCGTACGATGCCCCGTAATTTCCCTGGACGCTCTGGTACATTAGATGATCAGGTATACCTCTGTAGCCCCGAAACTGCCGCGGCTTCAGCACTAACCGGAAAAATCACTGATCCGCGGGATCTGGAGAAAATTTATGGCATGAAGTATCCTAAATTCGTGCCCGCTGAAAAAGAACTTATTAACACTGACTTACTGGTAGAGCCTTCTGAGAACGGACATGTGGTAGAACTGGAGAAAGGACCCAATGTAAAATCTTTGCCTGATTTTGAGGAATTGCAGAATGAGTATAAAGTCCCTGTGTTGCTCAAAATGGAAGATAATATCAGTACAGATGAGATTTTAAGAGCTGGAGCAGAGGTATTGCCTTTCCGTAGTAATATTCCAGAGATCAGCAAATGGTCATTTTCCATTATTGATGATACCTTTTACGATAGGGCCAGGGAAAAACAAAAAGAATACGGAGGACATATAGTAGTAGCAGGAGAAAACTATGCTCAGGGTTCCAGCCGTGAGCACGCCGCTTTAGCCCCTCGTTACCTGGGACAGGTTGCTGCCATTGCCAAAAGTTATGCCCGTATCGGCTGGCAAAATTTGGTCAACTTTGGTATTGTTCCTTTAGAGTTTGTCAATAATGGAGACTACAATAAAATTAAACAAGGTGATGTGTTGAAATTACAAGGTTTAAGAGACGCCCTGGAATCAGGTAAGCGTGTCAAGCTGGTGAATGAAACAAAAGGTGAAGAAATAGAGCTAACCTATCAGCTGAGTGACAGGCAAATTCAGGTGATTTTGGCAGGAGGTGTAATTAACTATTTCCGCTTGAAAAATATTGGACAGGAAGCTTAA